Within Bdellovibrio bacteriovorus HD100, the genomic segment ATCAAACCAAAGGTCACAACCAGCATGATCACCGGATAAGTCATCGCACTGCTGACTTTGGCGCGCAAATCGGCCTGAGCCTCGGTGAATTCTGCCAGACGCATCAAGATGACATCCAGGCTTCCTGACATTTCACCGGCTTCCACCATCGAAACATAGATCGTGGTGAAGACGTTCGGGTATTTCAGCATGGCTTTATGCAGGGTGGAACCTTCGTTGACCATGTTCTTACAGTCAGCCAAAGCTTCCGCCAGAGTCGGGTTTTCGACCTGTTCAGAAACGGCTGTCAGTGCATCCACCAATGGGATGTTGGCTTTGATCAATGTCGCCAGCTGACGGGTCATCAAAGAAAGGTCTTTCACGCCCACGTTTTTAGTGGCGCGGGGACCGGATTTCTTTTTTGGATCGATCTTCTTTTTGTCTTTAATGTCGATGACAAAGATATTGTCTTTTTTGAGCTTGGTGCGGGCCGCACGCTGGTTCTCAGCGTCGATGGTCCCTTTTACGTTTCTTCCGTCTTTCGACAGGCCTTTGTACTCAAAAATAGGCATTGTGGTTACCTTATAAGTCGTTTCTAAGCTGGTTCAGCTGCAGGGGCGAAGCCCCTGCGCTCTCCGCGGCTGCCGCCGCCCTAAATATCCAGCTGCGTATTGGAAGTCAGTTCTTCAATCGTCGTGATACCCGCAAGGACTTTTTGGATCCCGTGGTCACGGAAGGTCTTCATTCCGTTGGCAACTGCTTGTCTTTTAATTGTATTACCGTCTTTTCGCTGCATGATCAATGAACGGATGTCATCCGTTACGATCAGCAGTTCCCCGATATTGGTACGACCGGAGTAGCCTTTCTGCGAGCAGTGGTTGCAACCCATGGCTTTGCAGATGTTGGCTTTGTTAGCTTCTTCGCGAGTGATACCCAGAAGCTGAATTTCAAAATCCGTGGCTTCATGCGGAGCTTTGCAGTGAGGGCAAAGAACACGCACCAAACGCTGGGCGATAACACCTGTGATAGAGGTCGCAATCAGGAATGGCTCCACCCCGAAGTCGATCAGACGGGGGAAGGCCCCGGCAGAGTCATTCGTATGCAGTGTGGATAGAACCAAGTGACCCGTCAAAGAAGCCTGGATCGCAAGTTCGGCGGTTTCCAAGTCACGAATCTCACCGACCATGATGATGTCAGGGTCTTGACGAAGGAAGGAACGAAGGCCGGCGGCGAAAGTCAGGCCGATCTTCGAGTTCACTTGCACCTGACCGATCCCGTGGATACGTTGCTCCACCGGATCTTCAACTGTCAGGATGTTCACGTCAGGCTGATTCAGCTTGGAAAGGGCCCCGTAAAGAGTCGTGGACTTACCAGAACCCGTTGGACCCGTGACCAGAAAGATCCCGTAAGAACGAGTCAGGATGTCTTCTTCCATGCGGGACAGGTTGTCTTGAGAGAAGCCCAAGGCCGCCAGTTCGCGCACCACAGAGGATCTGTCCTGAATACGCATAACCAGACGCTCACCGAACGTGGTCGGGACGCAAGACAGACGGATATCGATATCTTTACCACCGACTTTCAAAGGAATACGACCGTCCTGAGGCAAACGCTTTTCGGCGATGTTCAGGTTGGCCATAACTTTGATACGGGACGTGATGGCGTTTTGCAGCTTTTTAGGTGGTTTGAACACGTCGAACAAAATACCGTCCGTACGGAAGCGCACGGCCATGTCTTTTTCATAAGGTTCGATGTGGATATCAGACGCTTTTTCTTTCACCGCACGGAACAGAAGGCTGTTCACCATCTTGATCACCGGAGCGTCATCTTCGCCGGCCTCAAGCAAATCCACGATAGGATCATCTAAATCGTAATCTTCTTCGGCGATTTCATCCAAACCGGAAAGATTCGCGGTGCTTTTTTCGTAAACTTTATTGATCGCATCCTGAACACGGCTGGAAGTGGTGATCAAAGGGCGCACGCGCTTTCCGAACAGCACCTTCATGTCATCCAGGGCTTTAAGATTCACCGGATTGCTGGTCAGAACAATCAGCAGGTCCGCATCTTCCTTGTAGGGAAGGACATTGTGCTGTTTTGCGTAGTTGATCGGAAGGTCACGGATCAAGTCGACGGCGATCTCGCTGACCGGGATGTCGCGGATAAAATCCAAGCCCAGTTCTTTGCACAGATCGGAGACCACTTCATCCGCCGTGGAAAATTCCTTCGCAGCCAAAGCCTCGCCCACGGTGACGGGTCTCACCACCGAAGGGTTGTTTAACACAGAACGGATTTGGTCCTGTGTTAAAGAGGTTGATTTGGCAAGTATCGTTGAAACATCCACGGAGGCCATCAGAATTACTCCTCAATAATAGGTTCAGCAGTCGCAGGCACATCAGCAGCGGAAGGTGCCTCTGCTTTGCGGCGGATTTCATCCAGTTTTGCACCGTATGGATCCACGCCGCCCTGAGCTTTTACGAAGTCCACGCGCTCATCCAGTTTTTTGGAAACGATGGCATTGGCTTCGATGTTGTTGCGCACGATTTTCGGAGTCAGGAACACAACCATGTTCGTTTTGTCTTTTACGATCGTGCGGGACTTGAACAACCATCCAATAATTGGAATATCGCCCAGCAGAGGCACTTTCGTGACGGACTCCTGGTCTTGTTCTTTCATCAAACCACCCAGAACCACTGTGTCGCCGTTGTTCACGTTGATCACGGTTTTCAGGGAACGTTTTGCCAGAGGCTGCGTGGAATCCTGGAACGCTTTCGGTGTGGAAGCTGTAGAAAGCTGCGCCACCTGTTGTTTGATTTCCATGCGGATCTGATTGGAAGCCGGGCTGATGAATGGTTTGATCGCAAGTTTGATCGTCGCGTCTTCAAACTGTGGTGTTCTGACCGTCGTGCCGCTGGTTCCAACGTTCTGTACGTTTTCACCGACAACAACCTTGTCACCCACTTCCAATTCGCCCTCTTGATTGTCCAAAGTCATCAACTGAGGAGTGGACAGGATGTTGGCTTTTTTCGCGGTTTTCAGGAAGTTGATGAAACCAAGCAGGCTTGGGATCTTCAAAGTCGTTTTGGAAACCGGATCTGTCACTTCCACTGTTTTACCCTGGCCGAAACCGATCACGGCACCAGAACCACCTGTCGGGGACAGGAAGTCATTGATATTGGAAAGGCCGTTGAAACCGACTTTGCCGTAACCGCTGTCGCCGTACTGGTAGTAACCAATACCCCAGGAATTCCCGTCATTCACAGACATTTCCATGATGATGGCTTCAACAAACACCTGGTCGCGAGGAGTATCAATTTTAGAAAGGATATTCAGAACTACATCGTAATCCTGCTTGCTGGCAGTCACGATCAGGCTGTTGGTGGTTTTATCAGCTGTGATCTTAACATCGCCACCGAAGATTTCCTGAGGAGCTTGCATCCCTTGAGAACCCAGCGGGGACAGCAGACTGCCACCAGTTGCCGGTTTTGGAGCGGCATCCTTGGTCACACCTTGAAGTGTTTGAGCGATTTTTTCAGCATCACCATGGCGAACATTGTAAACGTAAACGCCGCCGGATTCTTCAGCGCGGATTTTGAAGTCCAGCTGAGAGATCAGCTTTTTAATGCGCACGATACCGGACTTGTTACCCACAACGATGATAGAGTTTGTACGGTCATCAGGAATCGCCATAAAGAAGCTGGCGCCCTGTTGGGACGTCGCCCCCGCAGAACGGGAGAATCTTGGAACGCCGGCAGTGAAGGTGCCCGGAGCAGAACCCTGAGTTTTATTGCCTTTATTGACGATTTTATCAACGAGGTCCGCAAGATCTTTGGATTTAGCGTACTTAACCGGAATCACTTCAAGTTGTTCTTCAAATCCTGGAACGTCCAACTGGCTGATAATTTTCATCACGCGGTCGATATTGGAACCGTAATCCGAGATGATGATGGAGTTTGTTGGCTCGTAGATGTTCATTTCACCGTCTTTGGACGGCAAGATACGCAGGTCACGGTTCACTTGAGAAGCCGAGATGTGCTTCAAGTGGATGATACGTGTGATCATCTGATCAGCATTTGGGTAGTAAGCGCCGGAGAAAGTTTCGATGTTATCACGCTGGGCATTTCTTGCGGATTTTACTTTCAGGAAGCTTCCGGAAGGAACCACGGTGAAACCATTGATCGCCAAAGCTGACAAGAACGCTTTGTAAGCTTCAGAAACGGTGATCTTGGTCGGAGCGATGATCGTGATTTTGCCACGAACGCCCGGATCGATGATGAAGTTCTTGCCGGTCAATTCGCTGATCGCGCGAATGATGTCAGAAATCTCAACGTTCGGGAAGTCGAAGGATTCGATGGTTTCCGGGAAGTTCTTGTTGTTGATGTCTTCGATTGGAGCTTTGGCAAACTTGTCTTTTTCCGCCTTGCTCAAAGGTGAGGATCCTGTCGCAGCTTCAGATCCGCCACGTGGAGCCATGCCTGTCGGACCGCCGGAATTGCTGTCGCCAAAATCAGAAGGAGCGGAATCACCACCACCCATATCGCCGAAGTCCGGTGGCGGTGGTGGAGGCGGGAAGTCCTCAAACTGAGCCTTTGCTGCCGGGCCCACAAGCTGGGCCGTCATCAATGAAGCAAGTCCTATGCTGACGTTCTTTTTCATGTTGCTTCTCCTCCTGAGGAGTTGTCTTAAAATCCTTTTAAGTTCTTCTAAAGCTGCTTCAGCCTACGCGCCTCCGGCGCTGCGGCTCTGCCGGCCAGGCCGACTACTGAATGTTATAAGTCATGGTTTCGTTTTTACCGTTACGCTCCACTTGAAGAGTCACTTTGGGTGAGTTCTTCAGTGTGTTGTAAAGTTCCATGGCTTTGGCAGGGCTGTCGACAGGGGTGCCGTCGACAGACTTAATGACATCCATTCTTTGGATGCCAAGTTGTTCGTAAATACTGCCAGGTTGCATGTCCAAAATACGGAAACCATTGATGTTGCCGGTGCCGGGTTCGCGATTAGGAACCGCACGGGCTTGCATCAGAATGCTCGACAGATCATTGGTGTATTTCAATAGATCTGCACGTTTGATCACGAAGTTGTTGTCGCCAACTTTTTGCACTTCTTTACTGCCATCGCCAGCTGGTTTGCCGGCGCCGAAAGCGACTTTGCCGCCTTCTTTTTTCATTTCGATGTATTCAAGACGGTTGGAGTTCAGATTGCGGAAAACCACCTTTTGGCGCTCCACTTTCATGATCTCGGCCATGCCTTCGATCTGCTTGCCAGGACTGTAAGAAACCACGCCTTGCTTGCCGCGAATTTCAATGGCGGCCAGGGATTTTTCAGGGTTGGAGTGCACCAAAGTTCCGATCAAGTTCAAAGGCAACTGAGACGGGACTGGATCCGCTTCACGCTGGGCTTCTGCGCCTTTGGATTTATCCACCAAAGCATCAGGAATCACCCCGCTGGAGGCAAAGATGTTACGGCTGGTGATCGAATTGTAAGCGCCCCGGCTGACACCGGCTTCAAACTGACTGGATTTCGGATGGGAGGGGGGAGCGGATTGCGGCAGCATTTTGTCGCGATAGGCGAGAATGCCCAGATCGGCCACGCAGTAACCAATAAATGCAAAGAGAATATAGGGATACCACTTTTCAAGTGGTGGTCTTTGATTCTTCGAGTTGCGTGAAGTCACGGTTGTACAATCCTTTGTAATTAACCAGCATTACTGCTGTCAGCTCCTAGTCCTTGGGCCTCTTGATAGCCTATCAAAAAGGCGAGGTGACTGCACTAAAAAATACATACTGGACCCTGGTCTGGGTCCAGCATTTTTCTGCACACATTTCGTAAAGATAGGTCATGATAGGGATATGAGAATTCTCTACTTCACGGATGGAGCAGGAATCGATCTCTTGGGTATTCGCGAGTCTTTACTGCGGATCCCGGAGGTGCTCACCTCTCTACGTCGAGGCCAGGAACAGGCACGATACGTAGACCTGATGCAGGTGATGGCATTGCCGGACGAAGATTTTCGTCTGGTCCCTTCTGTATTGAGAAACTACCTGATCAATTTGGTTCAACGGGGACTGCATCAGCGCTGGATTAATCGTGATCACCGTGCGGATTTGATCCTTCGTCGCATCAATCACCGTAACTTTGCTGAAATCAAAGCGGAAGTTTTGAACTTCATCCACGGCAAGTTGGAAGGCCGCCCTGTGGCGACCAAGGATCTGCACTTGTTGCACTTCTTAAGTTCAATTGAGATCACTATCATCGGCCCCGGCTACGACGAAATTGAAATGTGGCTGAGACGCGAAATCTCCACCCGCAGCGATGTGAAAGTGCTGATTAAAGACGTGATCGCATCGGATCCACAACTTGACTGGTTCTGGCCGCATGTCACAGAATCAGTGCTGCCGACAGAAGGCATTGCCAACTAAAAAAAAGCCCGGTTGCACCGGGCTTTTTTTATTTCTGAGCACACATACCATCAAATGAGTTCGTGCCCTTTGGGTAGGGCTTGCAGACACGGGCGGCAAAGCGTGCGCCCGCAGCATGTTGAGAAACGGTCCAGTCAAAATCAGTTTCCCAGGACTTCACCGTGCGAACAGCCTTGCGGCAGGAATCCATCGTAAGACCATTGCCACAGATGTTCAGGCTGACTTCCGTTTTGGCAATCAACCACTGCAGGAACGGATGTGGTCCCCACAGCTGATCACGCGAACAAGGCAGGCTGATGCCGGCAACTTCACCGCTGACATGCCAGGATGAATAAATCCCGCTGGCGATCATTTTGTCCATGTATTTTTCCAGCATCGTGCGGGCGCGGGCTTCGATCCGCGGCAGGGACAGGTCAAATGGGGCGCCGACAGTTTTAAGGTAATTGCAGAACGGATCCTTGGCCACTTTGTCATAGCCGCATTTTTTCTCGCGGCCACGCTTCAGGGTGGTCTCAATCACAACTTCTTCAAAGGTGCGGCCCATGCCGCGCAAGGCGACCTCTTTGGTGCGTTGTAAACTCCAGAAAAGATGTGCCGGAATTTCGATCTGCTGGCAAAGACGGATGCCCCGGTAAAGGTGGGCCGCCATGGATTCCACCTGAATCGCCAGAAGAGGGCTTAAGCCCGCTTCGATCATCTGGCAGGTCATAAATGCGGCACCCATGACATGATAGTTTTTTGAGGCAATTTGAATGTCTTTCTTGCCGGGATACTGAATGCTTAAAACTTTTTTCTTAAGGTCATCACTGATATCAGAGGCCTTGGAAAGACCGCCGGCCACATAGAAGTCTGCATATTGAGACGGGCAGACGGTGTTGATTTCCGAGTTCCCATCTGTCGGGGAATAAAGCTCGTCCGAGGAAATTCCGGAATTGCTCAGTTTGATTTCCACATCCTGATTGGTGAATTCGCCTTGATTCTTATCGTCGTGCCCACAAAGGCCAATAAGGCTCATCGCCACGTTGGGGTTTCCATCGGCGTATTTCAGAGCCTTTTCGTACAGCCAGCCCGGTTTGAGATCCTTGCGGTTTTTTCCGGCCACGTCCCCCAAAGAAGGACGGGCATGGCGGGATTTGTCGCCTTCGGCCGTTTGTCTTTGGCGGGTGTTTAATTTCAAATCGCGATAAAACAAATACGCTTTTTCTGCAAAGCAGGCATTTTGCTGGAATTGCTGTTCAAAGAACAAAGCCACGCCCGTGTTGGCGTTGGCCACCTGGTTGTCATAGGTGTAGGACTTCAGGGAAAGAATATTGTAATAGCGTTCAAGGCCGTCTTTGACGCCAGAGTTGGGAAGTTTGCTGATCAGGGAAAGTGCAATCTTGTTCGCCGAAGAGATATTGTTCACATCCGGCCCCAGCTCGCTGGCTTGAGCGTTCAAAGAAAGACCCAGGACCCCGGCAAGGAGGGTTTTAGAGAACTGTTTCATTTTGAGACGGCGCAATTGTGACTTTCCCATACGGGTAAACACAAGCAAAACCAGCGCCTGCACGGGATAAAGCAGGGCTGATTTAAGCCCCTAAGCACTGTCGAAAGTGCCCAAAATAGTTACCGCTTACAGGGCAAAGAAGGGCTCGATTTCCGCGGGTTTTTCGTTGTTCGGGTGCATGAAGGACGGCACCTCGGCATCCGGTGGAATCAGCAGGTAAACTCCAAATGGCATCTTCGCCGAAATCCAGTTGCGGGGGCGGCGATAGATAAATTCAGTGCGCGTTTGCGTGTACACCAGGAATTCATTTTCCTTGGCATCGTCAAAGGCCTTCCAAAGCAGGCTTTCAAAGATGTCGCCGTTGTCGGCAAACAGGAAATTCAAATATTTAAAGTTCAATCCCGCTTCAATTTTCAGACGGGAATAAGGCTTCGTCAAAGTGCGGGTCCAACCCAGCATCTTTCCGAACTTCAGGAACTGACGGAAGTTGTGCCCGCGCAAAGAATACTGCATCGGAATAAATTCCTGCATGCCTCCGGCAGACCACGGGGCCACACAGCCCACGATGTTTTCATTCTTGTCAAAAGCGATGATGAAATCTTCCAGTTTCAAACCCTTCCAGCGCTCGAGTTTTTCCATAAAGCTGGTTTCATCCCACGTCGTGGCCAGATCGCGCTGACGGGACTTTTGCGTGATATAGTAAATCAAAGCATCCACGTTCTGAGCACTTCCGCGGCGCAGGCGCAAATGGGGCAGCGGATTGGATGCCCACGGCAGTCGCCCGTGGACCGACACCATGTTAAAGCGGCGGAACAGATGATAGTTCGGCAAAGGACGCTTCATCGAACGGGGACGCACAAAGGCATTCAAGGCCTGCACATCCGCCATGCTCATCACCGAGAACAAATACTTGTTCCCCAGAGTTTGGGAAACTTCATTCATCACCGGTAAAAAGTGCTGAGACCATTCCAAAATCGCACGGCGATTGGAAGAAATACGCAAATCCCGGCCAAAGGCGACGGTGGAAACTTTCCCATCCAGCCACACATCACGAACCACGAAGCTGGCCATGCCCTCGATTTTGTTTTCATCGGTCTTAAGCTGGTAAGTCAGGTGCTGGTCGGATTGAACGGAGTAGGGCGCGAAAAAATCCCTTTCGCGATCAATGCGGATTTCAACCGGGCCGTTCAGGGGGAAGCTTTTGTAAAACTCAACAAGGGCTTTGGAGTCCTCAGGTTTTGCGATCTCTAATCTCATTAAGTTTTTTCCTAGGTTTTCTTCCAAAGAACGTCTGCGACTCCGTGTTTCATGTTGGCCCAGCGGGCTGCCACGAACAGATAGTCACTCAGTCGGTTCAAATACTGCAAAGTCATGGAATAGCGCTCGTCTTTAACCGCAATTTCGGCAGACCGACGCTCGCTGCGGCGGCACAGTGTGCGCGCCACATGCAGGTGCGCTGACGTCGGGTGACCGGCTGGCAGAATAAAGTTGCGCAGCTCCGGCAGGGTGGTGGTCAGTTCGTCAATTTGCAGCTCCAGATAGCGGATTTGTTCTTCCGTAATGGGCGGCAAAAGTTTGAAGACCTCATCTTTTTCGGTGGCCAGCAGGCTGCCGATGTTGAAAAGCTCGTTTTGCACCTTTTCCAGGGAATGATTGAGTTCTGACATCTCGGGGAAGGGGGCCAAAGTCGAACGCACCACACCCAGATAGCTGTTCAGTTCGTCCACGGTTCCGTAGGCCTCGACGCGTGGATTGAATTTTTCAACACAGGAGCCGTCCACAAGGCGGGTGCTGCCTTTGTCGCCAGTGCGCGTATAAATTTTGGCTTTGGGAGCATTCGTCATAGATTTGACCCTTCTTGTATTTAGTGTCACGGTTAAGGTCTATCAGGTCAAGAAGTGAGAGTGATATGGTTAATGCAAATGAAGTACCCTTGATTGTGACGATCCCCCATTCCGGTGAAAAAGTTCCGGATCAAACGCCGTGGTTGAAGTCTTTGCCCGAGGAAGTTTTGATGTGCGACGTGGATCGTTTTGTCGACTTTCTGTATGAACCGACTTTGCACAAGCTGCACATTCCCTATGTGAAAACCGAATGGCATCGTTATGCGGCCGACTTGAACCGGGTGCCTGAAGACGTGGACGCAACGTCCGTTATCGGCAACAGCAACCCGGCCGGCATGCACAACCGTGGCTTTCACTGGGTGATCACGACTTACAAACATCAGCTGATGAAAGAACCAATGTCGGTGGATGCGCACAACGAACTGGTGAAGCTGGTTTATGAGCCCTTCCATGCCGGCGTTCGCAAGCTGTATGCGGACCTGCATGAAAAAGGTTTCAAGAAAACTTATCACATTGATGCCCACAGCATGCCCTCTTTGGGGACCAGCGAGCACCGCGATCCGGGCGAATTGAGAGCCGATATCGTTGTCAGCGACAGCAAAGGCAAAAGCTGTGACCCGCGCTTTAAAGATCTGGTGATTGCGGCCTATGCCTCTGCCGGATTCAAAGTCGGTTACAACTGGCCGTATTTTGGCGGGCGCGTCACGGAGCAATACGGTGATCCTAAACGCGAGCAACATACACTTCAGGTGGAGCTGAACCGCTCATTGTATATGGATGAAAAGACCAAAAAGCTCAAACCTGAAGAAGCGAAAAAGGTTCAAGAGAAGCTGTTGTTCGCCGTCAGTTATGTCCGCAACAATTTGCTGCATATAATGTAGGGCGTCGTAAAGGCAAAAAGCGTGGTCATAAAAGCCGATCTAAACTATTGATAGCTATACCAAAATTAATAAGCTCTCAATAAGGATCGGCTTTGGATAAGACCTCTGCGCCCCAAAAATCCCTGTTTAAAAGAATCAACAAGCCATTGGCGTCCTTGAAGCTCGCGGTTTTCATCATCGTGGCTCTGGCTGTGATCACTGCGGTGGGGACATTTGTTGAAGCCCGCTATGATGCTTATGCGGCAAAAAAGCTGGTTTACGACACCTGGTACATGTACGGAATCATGGGTCTGTTGGTGATCAATCTGACCGCCGTGATGGCGGATCGTTGGCCTTGGAAAAAACGTCATGCCGCCTTCGTTCTGGCTCACATCGGGATTATCATTCTGCTGGCAGGCTCGCTTCTGACCTGGAAGTGGGGGTTGGATGGATCCATGCGTGTGGGCATCGGTGAAGCCAACAACTTCGTGCAAACCGCAGAAACTGACATCGTCGTGTACACGTCCTTTGACGGTGACCGCTACACAAAAACTCTGGAACAAGAAGTGGACTTCTTCAAGAATCCGCCGACTGTCGAAAAGCCCTTCATCATTCCTGCGTATGAAGGCGAAATCAGAATTGTTGATTACAAAAAATACGTTGTTCCTTCAAAGAAGGTGATCGAAGGCGAAGTGGGGAAGGCCGGTTCGGGCCTGCGCTTCCAGCTTCAGAATGACAACGTGAATGTGATCGAATGGCTGGTTCAGAAAAAACCAGGCAATCTGGTCAGTCACAATTTCGGTCCGGCACAAATCTTTATGGGTCCGGCTCCGGAAAAGCCTCGTGGTGCCAATGAAATCTTCCTGACTCCGGAAAAAGACGGTTTGAAATACGTTGTCTTCCAGAAAGACTCTGACAAGCCCTTGAAGAAAGGCTTTGTGAAAGAGGGCGACGTGTTTGATCCGGGCTTTAAAATGGCCCTGAATTTCCGTGTGCTGCGCTTCCTGCCGGCGGCGCGTGAAGATTGGGATCTGCAGGATTCCAGCCGTCCAACCCCGCTGACCACTTCCGCAGTGAAGATCATCTTTGATGGTAAAGAAAACTGGGTTCTGCTGAATGACATGGTGAAGCTGTTCACCACGAATTCAGTCTATCTGCTGACCTACGGCAACCGCCGTATCGATCTGGGTTTCAACCTGAAGCTTAAAAAATTCGAGGTGGCGCGCTATCAGGGAACCATGCGTGCGGCCGCCTACGAAAGTCTGGTGGAAGTTCCGGACTTTGGCGAATATCTGATTTCGATGAACGAGCCTTTGAAATATAAGGGTTTGACCATCTATCAGGCGAGCTTCCAGGAGGAAGACGGGCGTCCGGTGGCCTCCATCTTCTCCATCAATCATGACCCGGGAAGATTCCTGAAATATCTGGGCTCATTGGTGCTTTCATTGGGTATCGTGCTGTTAATGTGGTTTAAACATCTGGACTTCAAACTTGCCCGTAAAACGGGAGCAGGGACGAAAGAATCATGAAAAAAATATTTCTCATCATTGCTTCATTGTTGGTGACTTGTGCCGCTGTGGC encodes:
- the gspE gene encoding type II secretion system ATPase GspE; this translates as MRPVTVGEALAAKEFSTADEVVSDLCKELGLDFIRDIPVSEIAVDLIRDLPINYAKQHNVLPYKEDADLLIVLTSNPVNLKALDDMKVLFGKRVRPLITTSSRVQDAINKVYEKSTANLSGLDEIAEEDYDLDDPIVDLLEAGEDDAPVIKMVNSLLFRAVKEKASDIHIEPYEKDMAVRFRTDGILFDVFKPPKKLQNAITSRIKVMANLNIAEKRLPQDGRIPLKVGGKDIDIRLSCVPTTFGERLVMRIQDRSSVVRELAALGFSQDNLSRMEEDILTRSYGIFLVTGPTGSGKSTTLYGALSKLNQPDVNILTVEDPVEQRIHGIGQVQVNSKIGLTFAAGLRSFLRQDPDIIMVGEIRDLETAELAIQASLTGHLVLSTLHTNDSAGAFPRLIDFGVEPFLIATSITGVIAQRLVRVLCPHCKAPHEATDFEIQLLGITREEANKANICKAMGCNHCSQKGYSGRTNIGELLIVTDDIRSLIMQRKDGNTIKRQAVANGMKTFRDHGIQKVLAGITTIEELTSNTQLDI
- the gspD gene encoding type II secretion system secretin GspD yields the protein MKKNVSIGLASLMTAQLVGPAAKAQFEDFPPPPPPPDFGDMGGGDSAPSDFGDSNSGGPTGMAPRGGSEAATGSSPLSKAEKDKFAKAPIEDINNKNFPETIESFDFPNVEISDIIRAISELTGKNFIIDPGVRGKITIIAPTKITVSEAYKAFLSALAINGFTVVPSGSFLKVKSARNAQRDNIETFSGAYYPNADQMITRIIHLKHISASQVNRDLRILPSKDGEMNIYEPTNSIIISDYGSNIDRVMKIISQLDVPGFEEQLEVIPVKYAKSKDLADLVDKIVNKGNKTQGSAPGTFTAGVPRFSRSAGATSQQGASFFMAIPDDRTNSIIVVGNKSGIVRIKKLISQLDFKIRAEESGGVYVYNVRHGDAEKIAQTLQGVTKDAAPKPATGGSLLSPLGSQGMQAPQEIFGGDVKITADKTTNSLIVTASKQDYDVVLNILSKIDTPRDQVFVEAIIMEMSVNDGNSWGIGYYQYGDSGYGKVGFNGLSNINDFLSPTGGSGAVIGFGQGKTVEVTDPVSKTTLKIPSLLGFINFLKTAKKANILSTPQLMTLDNQEGELEVGDKVVVGENVQNVGTSGTTVRTPQFEDATIKLAIKPFISPASNQIRMEIKQQVAQLSTASTPKAFQDSTQPLAKRSLKTVINVNNGDTVVLGGLMKEQDQESVTKVPLLGDIPIIGWLFKSRTIVKDKTNMVVFLTPKIVRNNIEANAIVSKKLDERVDFVKAQGGVDPYGAKLDEIRRKAEAPSAADVPATAEPIIEE
- the gspC gene encoding type II secretion system protein GspC; translated protein: MTSRNSKNQRPPLEKWYPYILFAFIGYCVADLGILAYRDKMLPQSAPPSHPKSSQFEAGVSRGAYNSITSRNIFASSGVIPDALVDKSKGAEAQREADPVPSQLPLNLIGTLVHSNPEKSLAAIEIRGKQGVVSYSPGKQIEGMAEIMKVERQKVVFRNLNSNRLEYIEMKKEGGKVAFGAGKPAGDGSKEVQKVGDNNFVIKRADLLKYTNDLSSILMQARAVPNREPGTGNINGFRILDMQPGSIYEQLGIQRMDVIKSVDGTPVDSPAKAMELYNTLKNSPKVTLQVERNGKNETMTYNIQ
- a CDS encoding cob(I)yrinic acid a,c-diamide adenosyltransferase, with the protein product MTNAPKAKIYTRTGDKGSTRLVDGSCVEKFNPRVEAYGTVDELNSYLGVVRSTLAPFPEMSELNHSLEKVQNELFNIGSLLATEKDEVFKLLPPITEEQIRYLELQIDELTTTLPELRNFILPAGHPTSAHLHVARTLCRRSERRSAEIAVKDERYSMTLQYLNRLSDYLFVAARWANMKHGVADVLWKKT
- a CDS encoding N-formylglutamate amidohydrolase encodes the protein MVNANEVPLIVTIPHSGEKVPDQTPWLKSLPEEVLMCDVDRFVDFLYEPTLHKLHIPYVKTEWHRYAADLNRVPEDVDATSVIGNSNPAGMHNRGFHWVITTYKHQLMKEPMSVDAHNELVKLVYEPFHAGVRKLYADLHEKGFKKTYHIDAHSMPSLGTSEHRDPGELRADIVVSDSKGKSCDPRFKDLVIAAYASAGFKVGYNWPYFGGRVTEQYGDPKREQHTLQVELNRSLYMDEKTKKLKPEEAKKVQEKLLFAVSYVRNNLLHIM
- a CDS encoding cytochrome c biogenesis protein ResB, translated to MDKTSAPQKSLFKRINKPLASLKLAVFIIVALAVITAVGTFVEARYDAYAAKKLVYDTWYMYGIMGLLVINLTAVMADRWPWKKRHAAFVLAHIGIIILLAGSLLTWKWGLDGSMRVGIGEANNFVQTAETDIVVYTSFDGDRYTKTLEQEVDFFKNPPTVEKPFIIPAYEGEIRIVDYKKYVVPSKKVIEGEVGKAGSGLRFQLQNDNVNVIEWLVQKKPGNLVSHNFGPAQIFMGPAPEKPRGANEIFLTPEKDGLKYVVFQKDSDKPLKKGFVKEGDVFDPGFKMALNFRVLRFLPAAREDWDLQDSSRPTPLTTSAVKIIFDGKENWVLLNDMVKLFTTNSVYLLTYGNRRIDLGFNLKLKKFEVARYQGTMRAAAYESLVEVPDFGEYLISMNEPLKYKGLTIYQASFQEEDGRPVASIFSINHDPGRFLKYLGSLVLSLGIVLLMWFKHLDFKLARKTGAGTKES